In Silene latifolia isolate original U9 population chromosome X, ASM4854445v1, whole genome shotgun sequence, the following proteins share a genomic window:
- the LOC141617172 gene encoding protein FAR-RED IMPAIRED RESPONSE 1-like, producing MAFTPFTGVDNHKRSVTFRAALVAHEDADSCHWVLKRFLVAMGGKEPNYIITDQDPGILKAVPLVFKKARHRFCMWHIMNKVPTKYGVTREDYIVFIRKINTIIWDEDIEAAEFDAIWEEIGEEHGLNNIDWFKEMFSKRNQWVMAHCRDLEMGAVMRTTQRSESENSFFKRFEGKSGTLLEFLLRFKSAMDQQRHTHKKLDNEDKHTSPKMETHLALEADGAKVYTHKVFKEFQEEAKYSIDICKSRGFAEIDSLEVTTVRDASRDRNYDVTYCPGKSLEY from the coding sequence ATGGCCTTCACACCGTTTACCGGGGTGGATAACCATAAGCGGTCTGTCACATTCCGTGCAGCCCTTGTCGCACATGAGGACGCTGATTCCTGTCATTGGGTTTTGAAACGTTTCCTGGTGGCAATGGGTGGAAAGGAGCCTAATTATATTATTACCGATCAGGATCCAGGCATTTTGAAAGCGGTACCACTTGTGTTCAAGAAAGCGAGacaccgattttgcatgtggcatatcatgaacaaaGTGCCTACTAAGTATGGGGTGACAAGAGAAGATTATATTGTATTTATAAGGAAAATAAATACCATTATATGGGATGAGGACATTGAAGCTGCAGAATTCGATGCCATATGGGAAGAGATAGGCGAAGAACATGGACTCAATAACATTGACTGGTTTAAAGAAATGTTCTCGAAAAGGAACCAGTGGGTAATGGCACATTGCAGGGACCTAGAGATGGGAGCTGTTATGAGGACGACCCAAAGATCAGAGAGTGAAAATAGTTTTTTTAAAAGATTTGAGGGCAAATCAGGTACATTGCTTGAGTTTTTGCTGCGTTTTAAGAGTGCTATGGACCAACAACGGCATACGCATAAGAAGCTTGACAACGAAGACAAGCACACTTCTCCTAAAATGGAGACGCATTTGGCTCTTGAGGCTGACGGTGCAAAGGTGTACACTCATAAAGTTTTTAAGGAGTTCCAAGAGGAGGCCAAGTATTCGATTGATATATGTAAGAGTAGAGGTTTTGCCGAAATCGACTCTTTAGAGGTGACTACTGTAAGAGATGCAAGCAGGGACAGGAATTACGATGTTACGTACTGCCCAGGTAAAAGCCTTGAATACTGA